A DNA window from Desulfurella sp. contains the following coding sequences:
- the metH gene encoding methionine synthase, which translates to MDLSIKDTIGKRFLILDGAMGTLLQTYNLKESDWDFKVGCNEILNITRPDIIKGIHLDYLKAGADITKTNSFGALPWVLEEYNLQDKTYEIAKMAAQNAKSAKDEIESTLKCEKFVAGSLGPGTKLASLNQIDFDTMYDGYFLAACGLIDGGVDLILLETFQDPLQIKAALNGCFDAIKDKQKDIPIMISATIELNGSMLIGTDVSTLAAILEPFDILTLGLNCGSGPIQVETHLRKLSQNWGGYISIHSNAGLPENIAGKVCYPMDPENFAKAEAKFCDIDGVSIIGGCCGTTPNHIKALHEKIKDLKPKPPKGVSPKALASLYQYEPLFQEPPPFLIGERTNATGSKQFRDLLLKEDYEAILSIAQEQALSGAKALDVSVNFAGRDEEKDMIELISRFNQKISIPLMIDSTQPNTILKALKLIGGRPIINSANLEDGTEKFDKICELAKKFGSALVLLAIDEKGMAKTKQRKLEIAYRMLDRALKNGLRKSDLVFDLLTFTVASAEEEYRSAAKDTIDAISELRNTHKEVGAILGISNVSFGLNAQARKYLNSVFLYHAVKNGLSMAIVNPKSLIPYPLINPEDRQICERLIFNDWQEGDPLIKFIEHFSNDKKIEEKETLDNLPLDEKIKKLLISAQTNELLKAADEALEVMSADKIIDLLVQAMKTVGELFGEGKMQLPFVLASAESMKKCVDYLNKFMDKKQKDKQLTIVLGTVKGDVHDVGKNLVDIIFTNNGYKVINLGTRIEAKSFLDAAKKYNADCIGMSGLLVKSTIEMKNNIEEFEKNNLKIPVLLGGAALNNKFVEDFCKPIYSGKVFYCKDAFDGLKALSIIENKKLIGENKKKKIVSDKLIIKEIPQKEIILPLVEDVPKAPFYGKKVFVSKNQSNYAYIQNLAFNWINKKALFIRAWGYKKANMSQQAYNKLIKEEIMVNFEKLKELLIEQNIFEPFIIYGYFACRSDSIFRLQNKYTKKASLYIFDEQTSKFTQNLKFEEAKKLAKLVMDFDRVDHKPYLCLADYFRSDINDIVAFSLVSAGKKFSEFEKSLFKNGEYKKYHLVHGLGIELTESLAEIIHKHIRIELNIAKNESKNLEDVNFSMKSYQGARYSPGYPSCPDLSLNDAIFSLLKPEEYNIKLTENHLIVPEQSTVAIIVHHSKAIYF; encoded by the coding sequence ATAGGCAAAAGATTTCTAATTCTTGATGGAGCAATGGGGACTTTGCTTCAAACATACAATTTAAAAGAATCTGACTGGGATTTTAAAGTTGGTTGCAATGAAATTTTAAATATTACAAGACCTGATATTATAAAAGGTATTCATTTAGACTATCTTAAAGCAGGTGCTGATATCACAAAAACAAACAGTTTTGGCGCACTTCCATGGGTACTTGAAGAGTACAATTTGCAAGACAAAACCTACGAAATAGCAAAAATGGCAGCACAAAACGCTAAATCTGCCAAAGATGAGATTGAATCTACCCTTAAATGCGAAAAATTTGTTGCAGGCTCACTTGGCCCTGGAACAAAACTTGCTTCGCTTAATCAAATTGATTTCGATACGATGTATGATGGCTATTTTTTGGCTGCATGTGGTTTGATAGATGGGGGTGTTGATTTAATTTTACTTGAAACATTCCAGGACCCTCTGCAAATTAAAGCTGCGTTAAATGGTTGTTTTGATGCCATAAAAGACAAACAAAAAGATATACCTATAATGATTTCAGCTACTATTGAATTAAATGGTTCCATGCTTATTGGAACAGATGTGTCTACGCTTGCTGCCATACTTGAACCATTTGATATATTAACCCTGGGTTTAAATTGTGGAAGTGGACCCATTCAAGTTGAAACTCACTTAAGAAAACTATCTCAAAATTGGGGTGGCTATATTTCTATTCACTCAAATGCTGGATTGCCAGAAAATATTGCAGGCAAAGTATGCTACCCAATGGATCCAGAAAACTTTGCAAAAGCTGAAGCTAAATTTTGTGACATTGATGGTGTAAGTATAATTGGCGGCTGCTGTGGCACAACACCAAATCATATAAAAGCGCTTCACGAAAAAATTAAAGACTTAAAACCCAAACCTCCAAAAGGGGTTTCACCAAAAGCATTAGCAAGTTTATACCAGTATGAACCACTTTTTCAGGAACCACCACCTTTTTTAATTGGAGAGCGTACAAATGCCACAGGTTCAAAACAATTCAGAGACTTATTGTTAAAAGAAGATTATGAGGCGATTTTATCCATAGCACAAGAACAAGCTTTAAGCGGTGCCAAAGCTTTGGACGTATCTGTAAATTTTGCTGGTCGTGATGAAGAAAAAGACATGATAGAACTTATAAGCCGCTTTAATCAAAAAATATCAATCCCTTTAATGATAGACTCGACCCAACCAAATACAATTTTAAAAGCTCTAAAGCTTATTGGTGGAAGGCCAATTATTAATTCTGCAAACTTAGAAGATGGTACAGAAAAATTTGACAAAATTTGTGAGCTTGCAAAGAAATTTGGAAGCGCGCTTGTTTTGCTAGCCATTGATGAAAAAGGTATGGCAAAAACAAAACAAAGAAAGCTTGAAATAGCATACAGGATGCTTGATAGAGCACTAAAAAATGGCTTAAGAAAGAGCGATTTGGTATTTGACCTTTTGACTTTTACCGTAGCATCAGCAGAAGAAGAATACAGAAGCGCCGCAAAAGACACAATTGATGCAATAAGCGAACTAAGAAACACCCATAAAGAAGTAGGAGCCATTTTGGGAATATCAAATGTATCTTTTGGCTTAAATGCCCAGGCGCGAAAATACTTAAATTCTGTATTCTTGTATCATGCAGTTAAAAACGGCTTATCAATGGCTATTGTCAACCCAAAATCCCTAATCCCGTATCCATTAATAAATCCAGAAGACAGGCAAATATGTGAAAGATTAATCTTTAACGATTGGCAAGAAGGTGACCCGTTAATTAAATTTATTGAACATTTTTCTAATGATAAAAAAATTGAAGAAAAAGAAACTTTAGACAACCTGCCACTTGATGAAAAAATAAAAAAGCTTCTAATTAGCGCCCAAACAAATGAGCTACTAAAAGCAGCAGATGAAGCTTTGGAGGTTATGAGCGCTGATAAAATTATTGACTTACTGGTACAAGCTATGAAAACGGTTGGAGAATTATTTGGAGAAGGTAAAATGCAATTGCCGTTTGTATTGGCAAGTGCTGAAAGTATGAAAAAATGTGTCGACTATTTAAATAAATTTATGGATAAAAAGCAAAAAGATAAACAACTTACAATTGTTTTGGGCACTGTAAAAGGCGATGTACACGATGTAGGTAAAAATTTAGTTGATATAATTTTTACAAATAACGGCTATAAAGTTATAAATTTAGGAACACGCATAGAAGCTAAAAGTTTTCTTGATGCGGCAAAAAAATACAATGCAGATTGTATCGGCATGAGTGGACTTTTAGTAAAATCAACAATAGAAATGAAAAACAATATAGAAGAGTTTGAAAAAAACAACTTAAAAATACCAGTTTTACTTGGTGGTGCTGCGTTAAATAATAAATTTGTTGAAGACTTTTGCAAACCAATTTACAGTGGCAAAGTATTTTACTGCAAAGATGCCTTTGATGGTTTAAAAGCATTGTCAATTATAGAAAACAAAAAATTAATAGGTGAAAATAAAAAGAAAAAAATTGTATCAGATAAACTAATTATTAAAGAAATACCACAAAAAGAAATTATTTTACCTCTAGTTGAAGATGTACCAAAAGCGCCATTTTATGGCAAAAAAGTTTTTGTTTCCAAAAATCAATCAAATTATGCTTATATTCAAAATCTTGCATTTAATTGGATAAACAAAAAAGCATTGTTTATACGAGCCTGGGGTTACAAAAAAGCAAATATGTCACAACAGGCATATAATAAACTAATAAAAGAAGAAATCATGGTAAACTTTGAAAAGTTAAAAGAATTATTAATAGAACAAAACATTTTTGAGCCATTTATTATTTATGGATACTTTGCATGTAGATCTGACTCTATTTTTAGATTACAAAATAAGTATACCAAAAAAGCTTCATTGTATATTTTTGATGAGCAAACAAGCAAATTTACGCAAAATTTAAAATTCGAAGAAGCTAAAAAACTTGCAAAACTTGTAATGGATTTTGATAGAGTTGACCATAAACCATATCTTTGTTTAGCGGATTACTTCAGAAGTGATATAAACGATATTGTAGCTTTTTCTTTGGTATCTGCTGGTAAAAAGTTTTCTGAGTTTGAAAAATCTTTGTTTAAAAATGGCGAATATAAAAAGTATCATTTAGTACATGGGTTAGGCATAGAATTAACAGAAAGTTTAGCAGAAATTATACACAAACACATAAGAATAGAGCTGAATATTGCAAAAAACGAATCAAAAAATTTAGAAGATGTAAACTTTTCAATGAAGTCTTATCAGGGCGCAAGGTATTCACCAGGTTACCCATCATGTCCTGATCTTAGTCTAAATGACGCGATATTTAGTTTACTTAAACCCGAAGAATATAACATTAAACTAACAGAAAATCATTTGATTGTCCCAGAACAATCAACTGTAGCTATAATAGTGCATCACAGCAAAGCAATTTATTTTTAA